One genomic segment of Hemiscyllium ocellatum isolate sHemOce1 chromosome 49, sHemOce1.pat.X.cur, whole genome shotgun sequence includes these proteins:
- the LOC132837116 gene encoding histone H1.01-like, producing MSDSAAAETAPPASAPTKAKAPKKKAAAPRKKPPGPGLGELILKVVGDIKDRKGASLSAVKKALERRGIDVGKRKTQIKMSIRRCLANGSLVLVKGQGVSGSFKLPKNPVKAKAGKKAGTSAAAKKPTVKKSPAKKATAKKSKAKKASGKKTAPPKKAVSKAAPKKRTPVKKVKKAKGPKAPKPLSKPAKGKAKPKAKVTKTAAKK from the coding sequence ATGAGCGACAGTGCAGCCGCCGAAACAGCTCCTCCAGCCTCCGCTCCCACCAAAGCCAAGGCTCCCAAGAAGAAGGCGGCGGCTCCCAGGAAAAAACCACCCGGTCCCGGGTTGGGCGAGCTGATTCTGAAGGTTGTCGGGGATATCAAGGATCGCAAAGGGGCGTCTCTGTCCGCAGTAAAGAAGGCGCTGGAGAGAAGAGGGATCGATGTGGGAAAGCGAAAGACACAGATCAAGATGAGTATCAGGAGGTGCCTGGCGAACGGCTCCCTTGTTCTGGTCAAGGGCCAGGGCGTCTCCGGCTCCTTCAAACTCCCAAAGAATCCAGTCAAGGCAAAAGCGGGAAAGAAGGCGGGAACATCAGCGGCCGCCAAGAAACCGACTGTGAAGAAATCACCCGCCAAGAAAGCGACAGCGAAGAAATCCAAGGCCAAGAAAGCGAGCGGCAAGAAGACGGCACCGCCAAAGAAAGCGGTGAGCAAAGCAGCGCCAAAGAAACGCACTCCCGTGAAGAAGGTGAAAAAGGCCAAGGGTCCTAAAGCCCCCAAACCCCTCAGCAAACCGGCTAAAGGCAAGGCCAAGCCGAAAGCGAAAGTGACCAAGACAGCAGCAAAGAAATGA
- the LOC132837130 gene encoding histone H3 codes for MARTKQTARKSTGGKAPRKQLATKAARKSAPATGGVKKPHRYRPGTVALREIRRYQKSTELLIRKLPFQRLVREIAQDFKTDLRFQSSAVMALQEASEAYLVGLFEDTNLCAIHAKRVTIMPKDIQLARRIRGERA; via the coding sequence ATGGCCAGAACCAAGCAGACAGCGCGCAAATCCACCGGAGGGAAAGCTCCCCGTAAGCAGCTGGCGACCAAAGCGGCCCGCAAGAGCGCTCCGGCCACGGGCGGAGTGAAGAAGCCTCATCGCTACAGGCCCGGCACGGTGGCTCTGCGGGAGATCCGCCGCTACCAGAAATCCACCGAGCTGCTGATCCGCAAACTGCCCTTCCAGCGCCTGGTGCGAGAGATCGCTCAGGACTTCAAGACCGACCTGCGCTTCCAGAGCTCGGCGGTGATGGCCCTGCAGGAGGCCAGCGAGGCTTACCTGGTGGGACTGTTTGAGGACACCAACCTGTGCGCCATCCACGCCAAGCGGGTCACCATCATGCCCAAAGACATCCAGCTGGCCCGCCGGATCCGCGGGGAGCGCGCCTAA
- the LOC132837323 gene encoding histone H2A, sperm-like, producing the protein MFLENPIRDQKWADSSRPGNERKAQWERSSRAGLQFPVGRVHRLLRKGNYAERVGAGAPVYLAAVLEYLTAEILELAGNAARDNKKTRIIPRHLQLAVRNDEELNKLLGGVTIAQGGVLPNIQAVLLPKKTAAGGAAKK; encoded by the exons ATGTTTCTGG AAAATCCCATTCGAGATCAGAAATGGGCAGATTCCAGTAGGCCAGGGAATGAG AGGAAAGCGCAGTGGGAAAGGTCGTCCCGGGCTGGCCTGCAGTTCCCGGTGGGCCGTGTTCACAGGCTCCTGAGAAAGGGTAACTATGCTGAGCGTGTGGGTGCCGGAGCGCCGGTCTATCTGGCTGCGGTGCTGGAGTATCTGACGGCTGAAATCCTGGAGCTGGCCGGCAACGCGGCCCGGGACAACAAGAAGACCCGCATCATCCCCAGGCACCTGCAGCTGGCCGTGCGCAACGACGAGGAGCTCAACAAGCTGCTGGGAGGGGTGACCATCGCTCAGGGCGGGGTGCTGCCTAATATCCAGGCCGTGCTGCTGCCCAAGAAAACCGCCGCTGGGGGCGCCGCTAAAAAGTGA